A region from the Acomys russatus chromosome 20, mAcoRus1.1, whole genome shotgun sequence genome encodes:
- the Smim33 gene encoding small integral membrane protein 33 yields the protein MHQDGHYPQPSPFVNGSLEQEPQRQPPEMLGEVRGLPPGDGLPLLTFIIVAFILLAICIVLAVHFGPMLHQGHATLLPEPPALKPENGIYLIHWRLLGLQDSHREIQQGLPMPHSGPTLDGHRASIDEVTYL from the exons ATGCACCAG gATGGTCACTATCCTCAGCCTTCTCCATTTGTGAATGGTTCCTTGGAACAGGAGCCTCAAAGGCAGCCCCCAGAGATGCTAGGTGAGGTCAGGGGACTGCCTCCAGGGGACGGGCTGCCACTACTGACTTTCATCATCGTTGCCTTCATCCTACTGGCTATCTGCATTGTGCTGGCAGTTCACTTTGGGCCTATGTTGCACCAGGGTCATGCCACTCTCCTCCCAGAGCCACCAGCCCTTAAGCCAGAGAATGGCATTTACCTCATCCACTGGCGGCTGCTAGGCCtgcaggacagccacagagaaatCCAGCAGGGACTTCCTATGCCTCACTCTGGCCCAACCCTAGACGGTCACAGGGCCAGCATTGATGAAGTCACATATCTGTAG